One Phaseolus vulgaris cultivar G19833 chromosome 4, P. vulgaris v2.0, whole genome shotgun sequence DNA window includes the following coding sequences:
- the LOC137838719 gene encoding uncharacterized protein, with amino-acid sequence MWCEDVFSYESHVVGKGFIAVFGKVHKSDLSCVVVNVYSACNMSEKKTLWEELTVLKQACHGSMWCLCGDFNAVRNRSERKGIRDRVVQSREIEGFNNFIDSNALLDLPVVGKIFTWFKADGSAKSRLDRVLVSDEWLEVWPMSKQYVQKREVSDHCAIVVKAVDKDWGPKPFRSIDAWFMEKGLSKMVEDKWVSYVTQGSALQKMKVKLKCLKGDLKIWNRDVYGNLHKTKEGILKEIEVLDCKDCVEDLTEPDKLRRYDLVGKLMLTDKKIDSLICQKARACWFKNGDSCTKFYNSSLRWRRLRNEVKRVVGSVAYEQTICPKEGSLGSLCYCGEGSG; translated from the coding sequence ATGTGGTGTGAGGACGTCTTCAGCTACGAGAGTCATGTGGTGGGTAAAGGGTTCATTGCCGTCTTCGGTAAGGTACACAAATCTGATCTTAGTTGTGTTGTGGTAAACGTATACTCTGCCTGTAATATGAGTGAGAAGAAGACGCTGTGGGAGGAGCTGACTGTTCTAAAGCAGGCTTGTCATGGTAGTATGTGGTGTCTCTGTGGTGACTTTAATGCTGTGAGAAACCGTAGTGAAAGGAAAGGCATAAGGGATAGGGTGGTTCAGTCAAGGGAGATTGAAGGCTTTAACAACTTCATTGATTCGAATGCTCTTCTTGATCTGCCTGTTGTTGGGAAAATTTTCACCTGGTTCAAAGCAGATGGGTCTGCAAAGAGTAGACTAGACAGAGTGTTAGTCTCGGATGAGTGGTTGGAAGTGTGGCCTATGAGCAAACAATATGTCCAAAAGAGGGAAGTCTCGGATCACTGTGCTATTGTGGTGAAGGCAGTGGATAAGGATTGGGGGCCCAAGCCCTTCCGCTCCATAGATGCGTGGTTTATGGAGAAGGGGCTCAGTAAGATGGTTGAGGATAAGTGGGTGTCTTATGTGACACAAGGGAGTGCGCTCCAGaagatgaaggtgaagctgaAATGCTTAAAGGGGGATCTGAAAATTTGGAATAGGGATGTGTATGGAAATCTGCATAAAACAAAGGAAGGAATTCTAAAGGAGATAGAGGTCTTGGACTGTAAAGATTGTGTTGAAGACCTTACGGAACCCGACAAGCTGAGGAGGTATGATCTGGTAGGTAAATTAATGCTTACTGATAAGAAGATTGATTCCCTTATCTGTCAAAAAGCTAGAGCATGCTGGTTCAAGAATGGAGACTCGTGCACTAAGTTCTACAACTCGTCCCTGAGATGGAGAAGGCTCAGGAATGAAGTCAAGCGGGTGGTTGGAAGTGTGGCCTATGAGCAAACAATATGTCCAAAAGAGGGAAGTCTCGGATCACTGTGCTATTGTGGTGAAGGCAGTGGATAA